The region GTTGCGATACGTGGTGCGTTCATGGGTTCGCTCGTAGGGTTCCGCTTGGATCTGCTCCGATGCTTGCTTCTGTAAGAGTTGGTTCAAAAACGACTGCATGAGAGATGGAGCCAGTTTGCCATGTGTTGTAAGCAGTTGGTGTAATTCTTCTGCGGAAAGGGTAAGATGGAAGTGAGTCATTTCGATTCCTCCTTGGGATATTGTTGTAGACAAACTCCATGATTCCCAAAAAGAGGATTGAAATGACTCTTCCTATTTCAGATCCTTTTTACACATAATACCGGACACAACTTCAAGATTGGTGCGGTACCGGTTCCGGTCAATACGATGCTGAACCCGCCTGATTATGAGTATTTTCTTAACAACAGCCGGGTGAAAGTGCTGATTGCGCACGCCGAACTTTGGAAATCGATTGAGCATTTGCAAAACCGGTTTATCTATCTGCGACATGTCGTTTTAATCGATAATCACGATATATCCGCTTTCCATGTGGAAGAGGGGAAAACGCTTACAAGCTTCCGGAGCTTGCTGGAGCATGCCACCGATCGTCTTGAGACAGCCGCCACCTGTGCCGATGATGCCGCTTTCTGGCTGTTTAGTTCCGGCAGTACCGGGAATCCGAAAGGCGTCATTCACCTGCAGCACGATATGGAATATGCTTTGAACAGTTACGCGCGGAACGTGTTGAAAATGACGGAGGAAGATATTGCTTTTTCCGCTTCCAAGCTTTTTTTTGCCTACGGATTGGGGAACGGCATGTATTTTCCGCTGGGATTGGGCGCATCGACCGTATTGATGCCGGACCGGGTGCTGCCGGAGAAGGTGTTCGAAACGATCGAAACTTACAAGCCTACGATTTTTTTTGGCGTACCGACTTTGTATGCATCGATGATCGATTTTGCCCAACGTTCCGGCAGGCAATATGACCTGTCTTCGCTTCGCGTTTGCGTTTCAGCCGGAGAAGCGCTTTCCGGATCGATCATGCGAAAGTGGAAGCAGTTGTATGAGGTGGACATCCTGGACGGTATCGGTTCCACCGAAGCACTGCATATTTTCATTTCCAATACGATCGGTGGAGTGAAGGAAGGAAGCTCCGGCAAGGTGGTGCCTGGATATGAGGCCAAAATTGTAAACGAACACGGGCTCGAATTATCTGCCAACGAAATAGGCGATTTGATTATCAAAGGCGACAGCATTACCCATGGATATTGGAACATGCATCAGGAAAACAAGCGCAAGTTTTATGGAGAATGGTTTCATACGGGCGACAAGTACTACGTTGATGAAGATGGATATTTTTGGTATTGCGGACGTTCCGACGACATGATAAAAGTTGGCGGTATTTGGGTGTCCCCGATTGAAATCGAAAACTCTTTGCTTAAACACGATGCGGTATTGGAAACTGCGGTGATTGGAATCACGAATGAAAATGATCTGGTTTATCCGAAGGCGTATATTGTGCTTAAGCAGGGAGTCGCCCCGTCCGAAAGTCTGGAAGAAGAATTGAAGCAATTCGTGAAACAGGATTTGGCACCCTATAAATATCCCCGCATCATCGAATTTATCGATGAACTGCCGAAAACGGTGACAGGCAAGATACAGCGTTTCAAGCTGCGGGAGAGAGCCAGCGGTGTCCAGATTGGAGTCTGAATAGTCAAATGTTTGCGGCTGGGTTTCCAAACAATCATCGGAGGGAATAATGTGAGACGAAATGAAATTCAATTGCGGGTCCATTGGGGGGATACGGACAAGGCGGGTATCGTATTCTATCCGAATTATTTCAAGTGGTTCGATATTGCCGGTCATCAGTTCTTTCGCTCCGTTGGCCTGGCTCCGTCGGAACTGGAGGAGAAACATCAGGTGATCCTTCC is a window of Effusibacillus pohliae DSM 22757 DNA encoding:
- a CDS encoding transposase, with the protein product MTHFHLTLSAEELHQLLTTHGKLAPSLMQSFLNQLLQKQASEQIQAEPYERTHERTTYRN